One stretch of Streptomyces zhihengii DNA includes these proteins:
- a CDS encoding alkaline phosphatase D family protein, with amino-acid sequence MSHVPGPAPARRSVLLGTAAASAALALPAAAAAPALALSGRPRAGWGVQTGDVTTTSGLVWVRSDRPARMIVETSATGSFRRPRTWRGPLLGPDTDFTGTTALRGLPPGEQVHYRVTLADPDDPRRTGEPVTGTFRTAPARRRQGVRFVWSGDIAGQGWGINPDIGGYRAYEEMRRLDPDFFLCSGDSVYADGPLQPSVTLPDGRVWRNLMTEEKSKVAETLAEYRGNFRYNLLDENVRRFNAQVPAIVQWDDHEVRNNWYPGQILDDARYTEKDVDVLARRSARAFAEYVPIGTLSPGRPGGRVHRVVRHGPLLDVFVLDMRSFRNPNSPGRQADDTEGILGAEQLAWLKRELSRSRAVWKVIASDMPLGLVVPDGATDFEAVAQGDPGAPLGRELQIADLLRYIKHRRITGTVWLTADVHYTSAQHYAPERAAFKDFAPFWEFVSGPLAAGGFPANALDGTFGPDRVFVRAPQRANVSPMESPQYFGEVDIDGGSGELTVRLRAEGDTVLFSRTLQPGRVGQ; translated from the coding sequence ATGTCCCACGTCCCCGGCCCGGCCCCGGCCCGGCGCTCCGTCCTGCTCGGCACGGCGGCCGCGTCCGCCGCGCTCGCCCTGCCCGCCGCGGCGGCGGCCCCGGCGCTCGCGCTCTCCGGCCGCCCGCGGGCGGGGTGGGGCGTGCAGACGGGCGACGTGACCACGACGTCCGGGCTGGTCTGGGTCCGCTCCGACCGGCCGGCCCGGATGATCGTGGAGACCTCGGCCACCGGCTCGTTCCGCCGTCCCCGCACCTGGCGGGGACCGCTCCTCGGGCCGGACACGGACTTCACCGGCACCACAGCGCTGCGCGGGCTGCCGCCGGGCGAGCAGGTGCACTACCGGGTCACCCTCGCCGACCCGGACGACCCCCGCCGCACCGGTGAGCCGGTGACGGGCACCTTCCGCACGGCACCCGCGCGGCGGCGCCAGGGGGTGCGCTTCGTATGGTCGGGCGACATCGCCGGCCAGGGGTGGGGCATCAACCCGGACATCGGCGGCTACCGCGCGTACGAGGAGATGCGCCGTCTCGACCCGGACTTCTTCCTGTGCAGCGGCGACAGCGTGTACGCGGACGGCCCGCTCCAGCCGAGCGTGACCCTGCCCGACGGCCGGGTGTGGCGCAATCTGATGACCGAGGAGAAGTCCAAGGTCGCCGAGACGCTGGCCGAGTACCGCGGGAACTTCCGCTACAACCTGCTGGACGAGAACGTGCGCCGGTTCAACGCCCAGGTGCCGGCGATCGTGCAGTGGGACGACCACGAGGTGCGCAACAACTGGTACCCCGGCCAGATCCTGGACGACGCCCGGTACACCGAGAAGGACGTCGACGTGCTCGCCCGGCGGTCGGCGCGCGCGTTCGCCGAGTACGTCCCGATCGGGACGCTGTCCCCCGGCAGGCCCGGCGGCCGGGTCCACCGGGTGGTCCGCCACGGCCCCCTGCTGGACGTGTTCGTGCTCGACATGCGCTCCTTCCGCAACCCCAACTCGCCGGGGCGGCAGGCGGACGACACCGAGGGCATCCTCGGCGCGGAGCAGCTCGCCTGGCTCAAGCGGGAGCTGTCCCGCTCGCGGGCGGTGTGGAAGGTGATCGCCTCCGACATGCCGCTCGGCCTGGTGGTCCCGGACGGCGCCACCGACTTCGAGGCCGTGGCGCAGGGGGACCCGGGGGCCCCGCTGGGCCGCGAGCTCCAGATCGCCGACCTGCTGCGGTACATCAAGCACCGGCGGATCACCGGCACGGTGTGGCTGACGGCGGACGTCCACTACACCTCCGCGCAGCACTACGCGCCGGAGCGGGCCGCCTTCAAGGACTTCGCGCCGTTCTGGGAGTTCGTCTCGGGTCCGCTGGCGGCGGGCGGCTTCCCGGCGAACGCCCTGGACGGCACCTTCGGCCCGGACCGGGTGTTCGTCCGGGCGCCGCAGCGGGCGAACGTCTCGCCGATGGAGTCGCCGCAGTACTTCGGCGAGGTCGACATCGACGGCGGGAGCGGGGAGTTGACCGTCCGGCTGCGCGCCGAGGGCGACACGGTACTCTTCAGCCGGACGCTGCAGCCCGGCCGCGTGGGCCAGTAG
- a CDS encoding alpha/beta fold hydrolase — translation MAEEISFSVSTARGSGPLTLGYERAGGGEPLLLLHGIGHHWQAWRPVLEILAAERDVIAVDLPGFGSSRPLPDGLPYDLPTISAALDAFCRELGVERPHVAGNSLGGLLALELGRLGLVRSVTALSPAGFWSQGERRYAFTTLRAMRLGARSVPPPVIERLSRTTAGRAVLVSSIYARPGRLSPEDAVAGTRALREATGFHRTLAAGGSVLFTEDVPEVPVTIAWGERDRLLLRRQGVRAKRTIPGARLVRLPGCGHVPMNDDPALVARVVLDGSR, via the coding sequence ATGGCCGAAGAGATCTCGTTCTCCGTCAGCACGGCCCGGGGCAGCGGGCCGCTGACCCTCGGCTACGAGCGCGCCGGCGGCGGCGAGCCGCTGCTCCTGCTGCACGGCATCGGCCACCACTGGCAGGCATGGCGGCCGGTGCTGGAGATCCTCGCCGCCGAACGCGACGTGATAGCCGTCGACCTGCCCGGCTTCGGCTCCTCGCGCCCGCTGCCGGACGGGCTGCCGTACGACCTGCCCACCATCTCGGCGGCGCTCGACGCGTTCTGCCGGGAGCTCGGGGTGGAACGCCCCCATGTCGCGGGCAACTCGCTCGGCGGGCTGCTCGCGCTGGAGCTCGGGCGCCTGGGGCTCGTCCGCTCCGTCACCGCGCTGTCGCCCGCGGGCTTCTGGTCGCAGGGCGAGCGGAGGTACGCGTTCACCACGCTGCGCGCGATGCGGCTGGGGGCCCGTTCGGTGCCGCCGCCGGTGATCGAGCGGCTGTCGCGGACGACGGCGGGCCGGGCGGTGCTGGTGAGCTCCATCTACGCCCGGCCCGGGCGGCTTTCGCCCGAGGACGCGGTCGCCGGGACCCGCGCGCTGCGCGAGGCCACCGGCTTCCACCGCACCCTCGCAGCGGGCGGGAGCGTGCTGTTCACCGAGGACGTCCCGGAGGTGCCCGTCACCATCGCCTGGGGCGAGCGGGACAGGCTGCTGCTGCGGCGCCAGGGGGTGCGGGCCAAGCGGACGATCCCCGGGGCGCGTCTGGTGCGGCTGCCGGGGTGCGGTCATGTGCCGATGAACGACGATCCGGCGCTGGTGGCCCGGGTGGTGCTGGACGGGAGCCGCTGA
- a CDS encoding RNA polymerase sigma-70 factor produces the protein MATDTVTDVFEAHRPVLTGVAYRMLGRVADAEDVVQEAWLRWAAADHGDVREPRGWLVRVTTRLAVDRLRHIGSRRESYVGPWLPEPIVTDFGPEVPDTAERAVLADSVSLAVLVVLETLSPLERAVFVLREAFGFPYAEIAATLERSEAAVRQLAGRARRHVDERRHRYDADPAQCRDLTERFLAAAAGGDLAQLLSLLAPDVTLVGDSGGKSKAPLRVLHTADKVGRFLLAVSREPLDGMEARLVETNGAPALLVLVDGRPDSLFQVAAVDGRIACVYIVRNPDKLGALSVPTGP, from the coding sequence GTGGCGACCGACACCGTGACCGACGTCTTCGAAGCGCACCGGCCCGTCCTGACGGGTGTCGCCTACCGCATGCTCGGCCGGGTCGCCGACGCCGAGGACGTGGTGCAGGAGGCGTGGCTGCGCTGGGCCGCCGCCGACCACGGGGACGTCCGCGAACCGCGCGGCTGGCTCGTCCGCGTCACCACCCGGCTCGCCGTCGACCGGCTCCGCCACATCGGCTCGCGCCGCGAGTCCTACGTCGGCCCCTGGCTCCCCGAGCCGATCGTCACCGACTTCGGCCCCGAGGTCCCCGACACCGCCGAACGCGCCGTGCTCGCCGACTCGGTGTCCCTCGCCGTGCTCGTCGTCCTGGAGACGCTCTCCCCGCTGGAGCGGGCCGTCTTCGTGCTCCGCGAGGCCTTCGGCTTCCCGTACGCCGAGATCGCGGCCACCCTGGAGAGGTCCGAGGCGGCGGTGCGCCAGCTCGCCGGCCGCGCGCGCCGGCACGTCGACGAGCGCAGGCACCGCTACGACGCCGACCCGGCCCAGTGCCGCGACCTGACCGAACGCTTCCTGGCCGCGGCCGCGGGCGGCGACCTGGCACAGCTGCTCTCCCTCCTGGCGCCCGACGTCACCCTGGTCGGCGACAGCGGCGGCAAGTCCAAGGCGCCGCTGCGCGTCCTGCACACCGCCGACAAGGTGGGCCGCTTCCTCCTCGCGGTGAGCCGGGAGCCGCTCGACGGGATGGAGGCGCGTCTCGTCGAGACCAACGGCGCGCCCGCGCTGCTCGTCCTCGTGGACGGACGCCCGGACAGCCTCTTCCAGGTGGCGGCCGTGGACGGGCGCATCGCCTGCGTCTACATCGTCCGCAACCCGGACAAGCTCGGGGCCCTGTCCGTGCCCACGGGGCCCTGA
- a CDS encoding GntR family transcriptional regulator, with amino-acid sequence MGTTQLDTVPEPKYWHLKNVLAEALDSEFTVGEILPNERELAARFGVARATLRQALEQLELEGRLQRRRGVGTTVAPPRVGVDVSASPYDWPGIASDAWQATECTRAVPPAAVARLLDSEAGEETHVVRRVRMGHGQSVAAELLYVPASSVPDLSGIDAPSGPALARSVLRELARLDLEGQDRAVELGSAGAVDAKELDRLPGAPVLVVTTRYFSGGRTAAVSAATYRADTCRLTFGAHGDLEISHDDDRRRAS; translated from the coding sequence GTGGGGACCACGCAGCTCGACACGGTGCCGGAGCCTAAGTACTGGCACCTCAAGAACGTCCTGGCCGAGGCACTCGACTCCGAGTTCACGGTCGGCGAGATCCTGCCCAACGAACGCGAGCTGGCCGCCCGTTTCGGTGTGGCCCGCGCCACGCTGCGCCAGGCACTGGAGCAGCTCGAACTCGAAGGCCGCCTCCAGCGCCGCCGCGGTGTCGGCACCACCGTCGCGCCCCCGCGCGTCGGCGTGGACGTCTCCGCCTCGCCCTACGACTGGCCGGGCATCGCCTCCGACGCCTGGCAGGCCACCGAGTGCACCCGCGCCGTGCCGCCCGCGGCCGTCGCCCGCCTCCTCGACAGCGAGGCCGGCGAGGAGACCCACGTCGTGCGCCGGGTGCGGATGGGCCACGGCCAGTCCGTCGCCGCCGAACTGCTCTACGTGCCGGCGTCCTCGGTGCCCGACCTCTCCGGGATAGACGCGCCCTCCGGCCCCGCGCTCGCCCGCAGCGTGCTGCGCGAACTCGCACGGCTCGACCTGGAGGGCCAGGACCGTGCCGTCGAACTCGGCTCGGCCGGCGCCGTCGACGCCAAGGAACTGGACCGGCTGCCCGGGGCGCCCGTCCTCGTCGTCACCACCCGCTACTTCTCCGGCGGACGCACCGCCGCCGTCTCGGCGGCGACCTACCGTGCCGACACTTGCCGGCTGACCTTCGGCGCCCACGGCGACCTGGAGATCAGCCACGACGACGACCGCCGCCGCGCCTCCTGA
- a CDS encoding ROK family transcriptional regulator produces MGRLTGGDPSLLRRINSAVVLHSLRGANSPTLTDLTRITGLSRPTVEGVVEGLVEAGLVVESVPEEGEARRQGRPARRYRFRAEAGHLLGIEIGAHRVAVLISGLDGRIIGAGSREVSETASADDRLERVRSVVADVLRRTGVARSSLRAVGVGSPGIVEADGTVRLSTALPGWTGLPLGERLSRSFRCPVLVENDANAAAVAEHWKGAARESDDIVFVLAGLSPGAGSLIGGRLHRGFGGAAGEIGALHLLGREVTPETLLSTTDEPLPPLDEQAVAEVFALAKSGDEQAREAVDRYNQRLVHDVAALVLALDPELVVIGGWAAGLDGVLEPLRTELSRYCLRPPQVTLSMLGEAAVATGALRVALDHVEEQLFAVEGTATARR; encoded by the coding sequence GTGGGGCGGCTGACCGGCGGAGATCCTTCCCTGTTGCGGCGTATCAACTCCGCGGTGGTGCTCCATTCCCTGCGGGGCGCCAACTCCCCCACCCTGACCGATCTGACCCGGATCACGGGCCTGTCGCGCCCCACGGTCGAGGGCGTGGTCGAGGGACTCGTCGAGGCCGGACTGGTCGTGGAGAGCGTCCCCGAGGAGGGCGAGGCACGCCGTCAGGGCCGCCCCGCGCGCCGCTACCGCTTCCGTGCGGAGGCCGGTCATCTGCTGGGCATCGAGATCGGCGCCCACCGTGTCGCGGTCCTGATCTCCGGGCTGGACGGCCGGATCATCGGCGCGGGCTCCCGGGAGGTGTCGGAGACGGCGAGCGCCGACGACCGGCTGGAGCGGGTGCGGTCCGTGGTCGCCGACGTGCTGCGCCGGACCGGGGTGGCCCGCAGCAGTCTGCGGGCGGTCGGCGTCGGATCGCCGGGGATCGTGGAGGCCGACGGCACCGTGCGGCTGTCGACGGCCCTGCCGGGATGGACCGGGCTGCCGCTCGGGGAGCGGCTGAGCCGCTCGTTCCGCTGCCCGGTGCTGGTCGAGAACGACGCGAACGCGGCGGCCGTCGCCGAGCACTGGAAGGGCGCCGCGCGGGAATCGGACGACATCGTGTTCGTCCTCGCCGGGCTCAGCCCCGGAGCGGGCTCGCTCATCGGCGGCCGGCTGCACCGCGGGTTCGGGGGCGCGGCCGGGGAGATCGGTGCGCTGCACCTGCTGGGCCGCGAGGTCACCCCCGAGACGCTGCTGTCGACGACGGACGAGCCGCTGCCCCCGCTCGACGAGCAGGCGGTGGCCGAGGTGTTCGCCCTGGCCAAGAGCGGCGACGAGCAGGCCCGCGAGGCGGTGGACCGGTACAACCAGCGGCTGGTCCACGATGTGGCGGCCCTGGTGCTGGCGCTCGATCCCGAGCTGGTGGTCATCGGCGGCTGGGCGGCCGGCCTCGACGGCGTACTGGAGCCGCTGCGCACCGAGTTGTCGCGCTACTGTCTGCGGCCGCCGCAGGTGACCCTGTCGATGCTGGGCGAGGCCGCGGTGGCCACGGGGGCGCTGCGGGTGGCCCTGGACCACGTGGAGGAGCAGTTGTTCGCGGTGGAGGGCACGGCCACGGCCCGCCGCTGA
- the mug gene encoding G/U mismatch-specific DNA glycosylase: MTRFTPAELEAARDRLVPDVVADGLRVLFCGINPGLTTAATGHHFARPGNRFWPVLHRSGFTPRLLTPAEQGLLPPLGLGITNVVARATARADELTPEEYREGGRLLTAKVERLRPRWLAVVGITAYRTAFGERGAATGPQERRIGGTRIWVLPNPSGLNAHWTVATMAEAYAELRVAAAEEPGRR, from the coding sequence CTGACGAGGTTCACCCCGGCCGAGCTGGAGGCCGCCCGCGACCGTCTGGTGCCGGACGTGGTCGCGGACGGCCTGCGGGTGCTGTTCTGCGGGATCAACCCCGGTCTGACGACGGCGGCGACCGGTCACCACTTCGCCCGCCCCGGCAACCGGTTCTGGCCCGTGCTGCATCGGTCCGGCTTCACCCCCCGGCTGCTGACGCCCGCGGAGCAGGGCCTGCTGCCCCCGCTCGGGCTCGGCATCACCAACGTGGTGGCCCGGGCGACGGCACGCGCCGACGAACTGACCCCCGAGGAGTACCGGGAGGGCGGCCGGCTGCTCACCGCGAAGGTGGAGCGGCTGCGGCCCCGCTGGCTGGCGGTCGTCGGCATCACCGCCTACCGCACGGCCTTCGGCGAGCGGGGCGCGGCGACCGGTCCGCAGGAACGGCGCATCGGCGGCACCCGGATCTGGGTGCTGCCCAATCCGAGCGGGCTGAACGCGCACTGGACGGTGGCGACGATGGCCGAGGCCTACGCGGAACTGCGCGTGGCCGCCGCCGAGGAGCCCGGCCGGCGGTGA
- the purB gene encoding adenylosuccinate lyase — MTAVSAKPRIPNVLAGRYASAELAVLWSPEEKVRLERRLWLAVLRAQKDLGIDVPDAALDDYERVLETVDLASIAEREKVTRHDVKARIEEFNALAGHEHVHKGMTSRDLTENVEQLQIRLSLELVRDRTVAVLARLGRLSGEYAELVMAGRSHNVAAQATTLGKRFATAADELLVAHARLEDLLGRYPLRGIKGPVGTAQDMLDLLGGDAAKLADLERRIAGHLGFAQAFTSVGQVYPRSLDYDVVSALVQLAAAPSSVAKTIRLMAGHELVTEGFKPGQVGSSAMPHKMNTRSCERVNGLMVILRGYASMTGELAGDQWNEGDVSCSVVRRVALPDAFFALDGLLETFLTVLDEFGAFPAVVARELDRYLPFLATTKVLMGAVRAGVGREVAHEAIKEHAVASALAMREQGAERNELLGKLAADERIPLDRAQLDELMADKLSFTGAAAGQVAAVLSRVEEIVKEHPEAARYTPGAIL, encoded by the coding sequence GTGACTGCTGTGTCTGCGAAGCCTCGCATCCCCAATGTCCTGGCCGGCCGCTACGCCTCCGCGGAGCTCGCCGTCCTCTGGTCCCCCGAGGAGAAGGTCCGCCTCGAGCGCCGGCTCTGGCTCGCGGTGCTGCGCGCCCAGAAGGACCTCGGGATCGACGTCCCGGACGCGGCGCTCGACGACTACGAGCGGGTGCTGGAGACGGTCGACCTGGCGTCGATCGCCGAGCGCGAGAAGGTCACCCGCCACGACGTGAAGGCCCGGATCGAGGAGTTCAACGCCCTCGCCGGACACGAGCACGTCCACAAGGGCATGACCTCCCGTGACCTGACCGAGAACGTCGAGCAGCTCCAGATCCGGCTCTCGCTGGAGCTGGTGCGCGACCGCACGGTGGCCGTGCTGGCCCGCCTGGGCAGGCTGTCGGGCGAGTACGCCGAGCTGGTCATGGCCGGCCGCTCGCACAACGTCGCCGCGCAGGCCACCACCCTCGGCAAGCGTTTCGCCACCGCCGCCGACGAGCTGCTGGTCGCCCACGCCCGCCTGGAGGACCTGCTCGGCCGGTACCCGCTGCGCGGGATCAAGGGCCCGGTCGGCACCGCGCAGGACATGCTCGACCTGCTCGGCGGCGACGCCGCGAAGCTGGCCGACCTGGAGCGGCGGATCGCGGGCCACCTCGGCTTCGCGCAGGCCTTCACCTCGGTGGGCCAGGTCTACCCGCGCTCGCTCGACTACGACGTCGTCTCCGCGCTGGTGCAGCTCGCCGCCGCGCCGTCGTCGGTCGCGAAGACGATCCGGCTGATGGCCGGCCACGAGCTGGTGACCGAGGGCTTCAAGCCGGGCCAGGTCGGCTCGTCCGCGATGCCCCACAAGATGAACACCCGCTCCTGCGAGCGGGTCAACGGCCTGATGGTCATCCTGCGCGGCTACGCCTCGATGACCGGCGAGCTGGCGGGCGACCAGTGGAACGAGGGCGACGTCTCCTGCTCGGTGGTGCGGCGCGTGGCGCTCCCCGACGCGTTCTTCGCGCTGGACGGCCTGCTGGAGACCTTCCTGACCGTGCTCGACGAGTTCGGCGCGTTCCCGGCGGTCGTCGCCCGGGAGCTCGACCGCTACCTGCCCTTCCTCGCGACCACCAAGGTGCTGATGGGCGCGGTGCGCGCCGGTGTCGGCCGCGAGGTCGCGCACGAGGCCATCAAGGAGCACGCGGTCGCGTCCGCGCTGGCGATGCGCGAGCAGGGCGCGGAGCGCAACGAGCTGCTCGGCAAGCTGGCCGCCGACGAGCGGATCCCGCTGGACCGGGCGCAGCTCGACGAGCTGATGGCCGACAAGCTGTCCTTCACCGGCGCCGCCGCCGGGCAGGTCGCCGCGGTGCTCTCCCGCGTCGAGGAGATCGTGAAGGAGCACCCCGAGGCCGCGCGGTACACGCCGGGAGCGATCCTCTGA
- a CDS encoding SGNH/GDSL hydrolase family protein: MEMNANYTSFVAVGDSFTEGMSDVLPDGSYRGWADLLAARLAARTPGFAYANLAVRGKLIGQIVEEQVGAAAAMRADVVTLVGGLNDTLRPKCDMGRVRGLLDQAVETLAPSCGTLVLMRSPGRSGPVQQRFRPRMEELFAHIDTLAARHGALVVDLYGAEVLADQRMWDVDRLHLTAEGHRRVAEAVWQTLGLEAEDDWRAGLPPAVLPGWGVRRIADLRFARQHLGPWIGRRLTGRSSGDGRPAKRPELAPYEAAAAAAERDGSRPGPGAAPSDRS, encoded by the coding sequence ATGGAGATGAATGCCAACTACACCAGTTTTGTCGCGGTCGGTGACTCGTTCACCGAGGGCATGTCGGACGTTCTCCCCGACGGGAGCTACCGCGGCTGGGCCGACCTGCTCGCCGCCCGGCTGGCCGCCCGCACCCCCGGCTTCGCCTACGCCAACCTCGCCGTGCGCGGCAAGCTCATCGGCCAGATCGTCGAGGAGCAGGTCGGCGCGGCCGCGGCCATGCGCGCCGACGTGGTCACCCTGGTCGGCGGCCTCAACGACACCCTGCGCCCGAAGTGCGACATGGGCCGGGTCCGCGGGCTGCTCGACCAGGCGGTGGAGACGCTCGCCCCCTCCTGCGGGACGCTGGTGCTGATGCGCTCCCCCGGCCGCAGCGGCCCCGTGCAGCAGCGCTTCCGGCCGCGGATGGAGGAGCTGTTCGCGCACATCGACACCCTGGCCGCCCGCCACGGCGCGCTCGTCGTCGACCTGTACGGCGCCGAGGTGCTCGCCGACCAGCGGATGTGGGACGTCGACCGGCTCCACCTCACGGCCGAGGGGCACCGCCGGGTGGCCGAGGCCGTCTGGCAGACCCTCGGCCTCGAAGCCGAGGACGACTGGCGGGCGGGACTGCCCCCGGCCGTCCTGCCCGGGTGGGGCGTGCGCCGGATCGCGGACCTGCGCTTCGCCCGTCAGCACCTCGGGCCGTGGATCGGCCGCCGGCTCACCGGCCGGTCCTCCGGCGACGGCCGCCCGGCCAAGCGTCCCGAGCTGGCTCCCTACGAGGCGGCAGCGGCGGCGGCCGAGCGGGACGGGAGCCGGCCGGGCCCCGGAGCGGCGCCCTCGGACCGTTCGTAG
- a CDS encoding maleylpyruvate isomerase family mycothiol-dependent enzyme, giving the protein MSDALLNTLAEALADVVATIDTCDDETLDPDTAVKWLEATGAVLDRLSPADRQDLGRLLRRAADRHPAGPWRDELQRLPEGFGLDDDQHELYCTDIEHLMRRFTAVVTDVDPATPVTTCPGWTFADLVRHHGTTHRWAAHVVRVRASEAVWGRDVPLGLPEDPAGLPRWAADAAEEALAVLRKVDPDTPIWSYGADQRVAGYARRLLFEGVVHLADAELSLGREPDIAPRTAADGIEEFLENLPHLPRLADPVAALPAGTVALRALDTGAAWTAAFGPAGFSWTRTGAPSPSAAVTGTAADLLLLVYGRRAPGDRRLTVSGDAAVLSGWLAATVF; this is encoded by the coding sequence GTGAGCGATGCCCTGCTGAACACGCTGGCGGAGGCGCTGGCGGACGTGGTGGCCACGATCGACACCTGCGACGACGAGACACTCGACCCGGACACCGCCGTGAAGTGGCTGGAGGCCACCGGCGCCGTGCTCGACCGGCTCTCCCCGGCCGACCGCCAGGACCTCGGGCGGCTGCTGCGGCGGGCCGCCGACCGGCATCCGGCCGGGCCCTGGCGCGACGAACTGCAGCGGCTGCCGGAGGGCTTCGGACTCGACGACGACCAGCACGAGCTGTACTGCACGGACATCGAGCACCTGATGCGCCGGTTCACCGCGGTGGTCACCGACGTGGATCCGGCCACCCCGGTGACGACCTGCCCCGGGTGGACCTTCGCCGACCTGGTGCGGCACCACGGCACCACCCACCGGTGGGCGGCCCATGTGGTGCGGGTGCGGGCGTCGGAGGCCGTGTGGGGGAGGGACGTGCCGCTCGGCCTCCCCGAGGACCCGGCCGGCCTCCCCCGCTGGGCGGCCGACGCGGCCGAGGAGGCCCTCGCGGTCCTGCGCAAGGTGGACCCGGACACCCCGATCTGGTCGTACGGGGCCGACCAGCGGGTCGCCGGCTACGCGCGGCGGCTGCTGTTCGAAGGGGTCGTCCACCTCGCCGACGCGGAGCTCTCCCTGGGGCGGGAACCGGACATCGCCCCGCGTACGGCGGCCGACGGAATCGAGGAGTTCCTGGAGAACCTGCCGCACCTGCCGCGGCTCGCCGACCCGGTCGCCGCCCTGCCCGCGGGCACCGTCGCCCTCCGGGCCCTGGACACCGGAGCCGCCTGGACCGCCGCCTTCGGGCCGGCCGGCTTCTCCTGGACCCGGACCGGTGCGCCGTCGCCCTCGGCCGCGGTCACCGGCACCGCCGCCGACCTGCTGCTCCTCGTGTACGGGCGCCGCGCCCCCGGTGACCGCCGGCTGACGGTGAGCGGCGACGCGGCCGTGCTGTCGGGCTGGCTCGCGGCGACGGTCTTCTGA
- a CDS encoding hemolysin family protein, translating to MTGIQLFIGLLTLVVNAFFVGAEFALISVRRSQIEPEAQAGNRRARSVLWALEHVSALLAAAQLGITLCTLVLGIVAEPAIAHLLEPVFDAIGVPHGAVHPISFVIALALATYLHMLLGEMVPKNIALAEPVRSALLLGPPLVALARALRPVIFTVNALANALLKLLRVEPKDEVSATFSDDELASLVQDSGEAGLLDDRSAERLRDALELGRRPVRDVVMPVEQVVYAKAGTTPEQLEQLSVESGFSRFPVIDTGRRILGYLHVKDALDATPRDLPFPVQAMRPIARVRATTPLDDVLTAMQRSRTHLAAVLDEEGRPEGLVTMEDILRELVGRPSR from the coding sequence ATGACCGGGATCCAGCTCTTCATCGGCCTGCTGACCCTGGTCGTCAACGCCTTCTTCGTCGGCGCGGAGTTCGCGCTGATCTCCGTGCGCCGCAGCCAGATCGAGCCGGAGGCACAGGCCGGCAACCGCCGTGCCCGCAGCGTGCTGTGGGCCCTGGAGCACGTGTCGGCGCTGCTGGCCGCCGCCCAGCTCGGCATCACGCTGTGCACCCTGGTGCTCGGCATCGTGGCCGAACCGGCCATCGCCCACCTGCTGGAGCCGGTGTTCGACGCGATCGGCGTGCCGCACGGCGCGGTGCACCCGATCTCGTTCGTGATCGCCCTGGCGCTCGCCACCTACCTCCACATGCTGCTGGGCGAGATGGTCCCGAAGAACATCGCGCTCGCGGAGCCGGTGCGCTCGGCGCTGCTGCTCGGCCCGCCGCTGGTGGCGCTGGCCCGGGCCCTGCGTCCGGTGATCTTCACCGTCAACGCGCTGGCGAACGCCCTGCTGAAGCTGTTGCGGGTGGAGCCCAAGGACGAGGTCTCGGCCACGTTCTCGGACGACGAACTCGCCTCGCTCGTCCAGGACTCCGGTGAGGCCGGGCTCCTCGACGACCGCTCGGCGGAGCGGCTGCGGGACGCGCTGGAGCTGGGCCGCCGTCCGGTGCGCGACGTGGTGATGCCGGTCGAGCAGGTCGTGTACGCGAAGGCCGGGACGACGCCGGAGCAGCTGGAGCAGCTCTCCGTCGAGTCCGGGTTCTCGCGTTTCCCGGTGATCGACACCGGGCGGCGCATCCTCGGCTACCTGCATGTGAAGGACGCCCTGGACGCCACCCCGCGTGACCTGCCGTTCCCCGTGCAGGCGATGCGCCCGATCGCCCGGGTGCGGGCGACGACCCCGCTGGACGACGTGCTGACCGCGATGCAGCGCAGCCGCACGCATCTGGCCGCCGTCCTCGACGAGGAGGGCAGGCCGGAGGGTCTGGTGACGATGGAGGACATCCTCCGGGAGCTGGTGGGGCGCCCCTCGCGCTGA